In Pirellulales bacterium, the DNA window GCGAAAAAGAAGGGAAAGCAGTCGGCAGAAAATGCCACCGCCGCTTGCGAAACCTAACGAACAAAGCGATTATTCAACATCACAACCCGCTGGTCACAACCTGCCGATCCCTGGCTGGAACCAACGCGCCGAATGACACACCAATGGCGCTATCGCCACTTCTGACGGCTTTTGTTCCGTACTATTCGGCTCAAAATACATTAAGGCGACTACGCCGGTTGGAAGCGCAGAGCTACTCCCGGGTCTACAACCGCAACAGCGGCGGACGCAGCAATGCGAGAGTAGCGACAAGCTCGCCGCCTGTGCCGGCCGCGGTAGCGACAGTCTTGGGCAGCTGCGGCTGCCGGACGGTCGCCGGCTTTTCACCATGCGCGCTGGGATCGATCGTGACCTACGACCATAAAGACCGCAAAGCGTGCCGTTGACGGTTGTCACAGGGGCCGAGGGGGGGGCACCACGCCGCGGAGTGCCAGCGCTTGCCAGGTGCCTCGCAGGGCGGTGAGAGAGCGTTCGCAGGAACTCTCGCTAAAAACGCTTGCCGTAACCGTAACGCAATGGCAAAGGATGGGACAAGCGTTTGCCCGAGTATGCCGGATGGGTCTTAGGCTTCCCTGCCGATGACGAATCATTAGATCAATGCCATCTCCGCTGGCTCATTACTCGGGTTGGTGCACGTTGGAAGACACGCGATGGCTGAGCACGCGCCTTTTCCACCTCCATCCCACGACACCGTCAAAGCCAAACGCAGCCAGCAAGATGCTATCGGGCTCGGGCACGTTTTGGCTGGTCAGTGTCACGTTGAAAAGCGGCTGGGTTGGATCGATCGTGCTGCCGTTGGAGCGGGACAAGTCGGTGAAAACATCGAACGAACTGCTTAGGCCCACATGGCCGGATGTCACGCCGGTGATCGTAACGAAAGCCTTACCTCCGGTGCTCATAGCAAAATGATGGGTGCCCGCCCATTGGGCAATGAGCAAACCTGAGGCATCGAAATCTGAGCCGGGAAACGAACCGGTTGCTGCCAAATCGCTGACGGTTAGGCCCGACGGAGATAAACCACTCGGAGGAGTGACTTGAAAGTGCAGATCCAGCGATCCATTCGCGGGAAAGTCAGCGGCCAATCCGTCATAGAATACATCGAAGGAGATTGAATCCCCCGCCGCAGACATCATGACGACGTGGCCGGGAATTGCCGGCAAGCCGCTGTCACTCACCAGCGGCACGGAAAGCCCGAATGAGCCGATGGCAATGGCACTACCCGTACTCACATCAAATGCAGCGGCCGTCGAATTGTCGATTTTCTCCCAAATATCGGCGCCACGGAGATTACGGCAGGGGGTGCCGAGAAGCACGGCGCTAACGAGGAAGACGGACGTAATGGATTTCATGAGCGTTCCCCTCAACAGAGTAATGATGCCGGCAATTGGGAAGCAAAGTTACGTGCGGCGAGCATAGGCCGCTACGTTCCAGAACGCAAACTTAAAATGAGTGTCGACAAGGCAACGTTGCCGCCGCGACGCTCTAACAATGAACAATTTGCGCAAGCAGAATTCGCGTCTCCCACGAATTCGCTCGAACGCAGCAGCGCAGAATATCTCGATTATGGGAGACGCAGAGGTGTAGCGAGGTAAACGAGGTCGTCGTTCGCAATGTCAGCCGCAATCGCGCTGAAGGATTTGCGCAGGGCTTTAACTCGGCTGCATGGAGGCTGGGCGATACGGGGGCTATTTTCAGGCGTGTGGCCGCCATTGTACAGCAACCAGAAGGCGCCCTAGTGAACGCACCCAGCAGGATTATCGCAGTACGACTAGGAAGACAATCGTCACGAAATAAGCGACCGTGATGGCCAGCATCGACAGGACAACAAAGCCGCCGGGATATTTAGTCTTCATGGAAAAGACCCATCGTGTTTAAAGTTCGGCACGATGGGCGTGCGATGTGCCAAGAATACCCGGAGCAAACCGAATATGGAAGTCTCCATCAACGAACTGGCCAATCTGCCGCACCACGAGGGCCCAACTCGTGCTCAAAGCCGTGCGCGATGACTTCGCAGTCGAGATCAAGCACAGCGTGGGTGCCTTTTGGGTCTACGCGTTCGCGCATGAATCTGGCAGCGCTGCTTGGACGCGATGGGCCGCTGAGCGGTCGACGCCGCGGCAGGCGCGGGACCTTGCCGCGGAGTTGTGGCGAGACGGGAAGGAATGGAATCCACCCGTGGCCTGTTGCATGATGAGAGGGGGTGAATACGGCGTGCCGGCTAAGGTTCTTGCAGAAACTGCTCTGCTCATTTTGGGCGCGCTCGAACGGCACCCGATGACGTGCGTCGCTTTGGGGTGCGGAAAGCGGACCGGCGAACTACATCGTCTTGCCTACGGCAACGACCAACGGGATCAAAACGACGATCCAAAAACCGATGGGTATCATGACTTTGGCCCTTCTCGAAGTTGGCATGTCTCGGCCGAAGTAACCTCCGGATCTGGAACAGAGTTAACGCAACGTGCGCGCCATTTGCCCTAGGCGGCTTCAATGAGAAACGCCGTAACTCATTTACAGGTTAATGCCGTAGATTTTTTTCTGACGACACCATTTGGTCTCTGGTCCGCAGGGTAGGGCGCGACCGGTTGACGTATTTGGTCCCAATTTGAGATACCCGTGAGACGCATCTCATCCCTACTGTGCCGCCAGATAATTTGGCGTACCCTGCCGGGGCGCTGGCACGGCTTTGGTAGCCAGACATTGGAAGAAGGGGAGTAGATATGAACTGTCGCCAGGCTACAGTAGCCGCGCGGCCGAATGCCTCAACGCCGAAGAGGCTCGCGACGCGGCGACGGCAGTCTTTGGCAAGCAGATTTGACGATGCGGCGACAGGGCCCGCCACAGGTAGCTCGCACGCGTTGGCAAATCGCGGTTAGCGCATAAAGACAGCCAGGGAACCGGAGGAAACCTGGCGGCTCAGCAGGGACAAACAAATGTTGGCACGGCGTTCGCTCTGGCTGCTGCGGGATTTATTGAGACCGAATCTTTGCGGCAGCCCCTGGAGCCCTTCATATGAAATTCCCTGGATACAACGCTTTGGTGCTACCCCTGGTCGCGATGGTCGGTGTCGCAGCAGCGGCCGAAAACGTTCCAACTCGGAAGTTAACCGCGCAGCTGCAATACTTCATGACTACGGACACCAACGATGACAGCAGGGTAAGCGAAGAAGAATACGTCGGCCAAAAAGCCGGCAAGGCCCGAAAAAAAGCGGCCAGGGAATTCAGGAGCCTCGATGATAATGGTGATGGGTGGCTGTCTTACCAGGAGCATTCTCAAGGTAAAACTCGCTACGGATTCCCGCGGTAGACGAGTAAGCCGTTCTTGCCGTTCGCTCTTGTTTCTGGCCCGAGCGAGTCGTGCGAATGCGTTGATGCAGGGCCTCAGAGTGAACTGAAGCCAGCGGCGTCCTGTGGGCTGAGCGGGCGTATCTGCGATTATGCCTCCGCTGCTCGTTCGGTCAGCTCATTGGTTATCCAGGGCACTATCCGTCACGCGTGGACTCCGCCCCGGTCCGGTGGACGTTCATGTTGCAATCCGGTTATGGCCTTGGTCGCGGGTCATGATTGCCACTCGATCTTCCATCCTTGTTAGCAAAGAATTTCTCAAAGCCCGCGAAGTCATCTGCCCCGTCGTTCCTAATGTCGCTAGGATGTTCGCCACGCCATTGGTAGATGCGAAACCCACCGCCCTCGCCGTAGTCCTCGAGCTCAAGGCGAAGGGGCGGGGCCACCACGCGGATGCAGCGGCCTGAACCGCGGAACATGTTCTGGAGTTCGAGGATGCCTCCTGCGTAGCAGCGGGAATCCGGAGTGAGGTTAGATGTAATCAGGGGAGCCCGTCTACCTACGACTGAATCACTCATGCGCGGGGTGTCGCCTGCGCGCTTCGGGGCATGCGAAACGGACCCGGCGGAAATACATTGGCCGCGGCCCTGCCCGCGGAGAAAATGTCTTTTAGCGTGGCAAATCTTCGATGGGGCTCATACTGCGATACGTCAGCGCCAAGCCGTACAACACAATGGCCGCCAAGAACCACGGGCCGGCGATCATACCGGCGGTGAATGCGGTGTAGGCGTTGATTGTACTACCGGTCCAATGCGAGATGCCGCCGGTCACGGCAGCGGCAGCCAGCCCCCAGGCGGACATAACCCCCAGCCCGGCGACAAATAGCAATCCCTTGCCTGTGAAGGTGAGGATCGTGCGCAAGAATATCTCTAGTCCTTCTTGCTGCACGCGGTAGGGATAGAGCAAATAGATGAGGTTCTCGAGGCCGAATACGAGCAGATTCAGCGGCAGCAGGACCAACATCGTCGTTAGCAACATGTGCGGTGGCAGCGACCGCGCCCCGACGGCAACCGTCAATACGCAACTTTGAAACAAGCTGGCAATCAGCACCGGCACCACGGTCTGGCCGATGGCAGCCGCCGTCGGCGTAATTGGCATTCCCTTGAGCGTTGCCAACCGATCGAGATCACGGCGGAAGTCAAAACGCACTGCGGTCGGAAGTAGCAAAAACGTATAGAAAGCCAGCGTGCCTGTCGTGGAAAGTAACGCGATGTATGGATCTTCGATGACAAAACACTGGGCGCAGGCCAACACTGCCGGCGCGATCATGGCCGTCATCAGGCTACCCCAACTTCGACGGGCGCCCAGCACCTGCCGCCAGGCGAGCGCTCCGGCGCCGCCCCAGCGTGGAATGTTCGGCAGCCGCAATGTCAAAGGGGTGCAAGCCACCGTGCGGGGCCGATTCGGATGGACCCCCGCGATCGAAGTTTGGGCGGCGACCATCGTGCAATAGGCACGTCGTTGTCGCGCGGCCATTCGCCACGAGGTGCTCGTGTAGAGGCCGATGACAGTCAGGGCCAGTGCCGCCACGATTCCAGCGCATGTCGCTGCCTGCCAGGCGCTGGCGGCAGTAATCGCGTCCGCCAGGATTAGATTCACAAAGGATCGAAACGGCCACGTCGCGTATCCCAGCGCAGATTCGTTCGATTGTACAAGAATGTCCAAGAATCGTTGCAGCAGCCCTTCGCCGACATTGATACGACCATTGAAGGCATCCGCCCGCAGCAACGCTACGCCGCATGCGCAACCGCCGACGACCAACCCGGCCACGACGATCGAGCGATAGACAAGAAATAACAGCCGCCCCATGCCCCAGGTGACAATATCGATCGCCAGGCGGAGCATCTCCAGACACAGCATCGCCAGCACGACGCCGACGAGGCCCGTGACGACGTTGCGCAAATCGGGCCACAATAGCAGTGTGAACAGGCCCGCTTTCAGGCAGGTCGTGGACGTGACCGAGGCGAGTTGGTACGCCACCAGGTCGCGCGGCCGCAAGGGCATCGCGACCAACAGCTCGTCTTCCGTGGGCGTCCAATCAAACGGACTTTCAGGCCGGAAGAAGGCCGCCTTCGCAAAATGCCAGCCGGCATAGATCACCATTCCTAGCGACAGCAGCGCACGCAGCGTTTCGGGCGATGCCGTTTCCCGCAGCCAGATCGTCATGGCGGTGTTGCCGAGCCATGCCACCGCCAAAGCGCAGGCGATCGTCGATAGTACGAGCCGCCGCGTCTGGCAGAATCGTGCCCACATGCGACGGCGGCGACCGCCGCTTTGCAGTCGCAGCAGTTGCAGTACCGCCGGATGAAAGGGAAAGCTCAGCATGGCGTGGTAGCAGCGAAAAAAATGTCTTCCAGACGCGCGGCCGCGTCAACGCTGTCGAAACTCGCGCGCAATTCGCCGACCGGACCGAAGAAGCGCTGTACGCCTCCGGTCAGGATCAAGACGTGCGTACACAGGTCCTCGACCATCGCCAACATGTGCGAACTGATCATCACGGCTGCGCCCCGCGCGGCCCGTTCTTGCAGGGACCGTTTGAAAACGCGAATTCCCTGCGGATCGAGCCCCGTCAGCGGCTCGTCGAAGAGGATCGCTTGCGGATCGTGTAGATAGGCGCAGCAGATGGCGAGCTTTTGCCGCATGCCCCGCGACAGATCGCTGGCGGGCGTGCGAAGCTTGGCGGTGAGCTCAAACTCGTCGAGCAACCCGATCGCCTTCTTGCGTCCGTCGCGGACCGCATAGATGCTGGCGTAGAAGGATAGGTGCTCTTCGACTGTCAGATCATGAAATAGCGGCGCTTCGTCCGGCACAAAGGCCAGTCGCGATTTGGCGGCGATGGCTGCGGTTTCGACATCGTATCCGGCAATCGACAACCTACCCCGGCTGGCCGGAATGATGCCGGCGATGGCCCGCATCGTCGTTGTTTTCCCCGCGCCGTTCGGCCCGATAATGGCCAGCAACTGGCCTGGCTCGACGCAAAAGGAAATGCCGCCTACCTCCACGTGGTCGGCGAACGCCTTGTGGAAATCAACAACGTCGATCACGCCACGGTCCTCGTGGACGAAGGGGGGACAAATCAACGAACGGATGAGAGCGAAC includes these proteins:
- a CDS encoding ABC transporter ATP-binding protein, whose amino-acid sequence is MIDVVDFHKAFADHVEVGGISFCVEPGQLLAIIGPNGAGKTTTMRAIAGIIPASRGRLSIAGYDVETAAIAAKSRLAFVPDEAPLFHDLTVEEHLSFYASIYAVRDGRKKAIGLLDEFELTAKLRTPASDLSRGMRQKLAICCAYLHDPQAILFDEPLTGLDPQGIRVFKRSLQERAARGAAVMISSHMLAMVEDLCTHVLILTGGVQRFFGPVGELRASFDSVDAAARLEDIFFAATTPC